CGTGATAATTTGTGCAAGCGTTTGCGCAAATACATCAAAAACGTATCATAGGAGGAGACACGAATGAAAAAACTTCCACCATTGCTTTTGCTTATTGCCATTATTTCAACCTTTGCATCATCTTGCGGGAACCATCCACAAAAGGAAAAAGAAGGTAGCGAAGCAGGCCCTTCCAAAGCCCCAATCACCCTTGCACAAGGTAAACCGGAAATCGATGCCCAGCTCAAAGCTTTTGCAGCAACCTGGTCGGAAAAAAGTGGTGTACCAGTTACCATTAAGTCCATCGGGGGAACAAGCGGAGGTCTCGGACCACAGTTGAAAGCCGACTATGCAGCAGGCGATATGCCGGACATCTTTGCCATTAACGGTCTTGAGGATTACAAAGAGTGGTCGGGAATTGCTCTTGATCTTTCAAATGAGCAATGGGCCAAAGATACCTCTGTAGCTTTTACCTACGACGGAAAGATTTACGGTTTCCCCGTGGCTGTGGAAGGCTGGGGAATGGCCTATAATGCGGATATGCTCGCTAAGGCGGGAATTGATCCCGCAGGATTGGTCAATTACGATGGCTATAAAAAGGCCTTTGAGAAATTGAATTCGATGAAAGAAGAACTGGGGATCGATTCAGTTGTATCAATGGCAGCAGGGCCGGAAATGGGTTGGGTGACAGCCCATCATAATTTCAACTCCCTCCTTTCAAATGGACTTCCCTACGGCGACCTTTCGGTTGTCAACGACCTTCTTGCCGGCAAGGTAGACGAAACCCGACTAAAAGAATATGCCGACTGGGTGGAATTGCTTTTTACCTATGCAGACAAATCGGTCCTTACTACTGGCAACTACGATGCACAAGTCGGTGCCTTTGCTGCAAAAAAAGCCGTCTTCCTTCATCAGGGCAATTGGGTCGATCCCAACATGGCAGCCGCAAAGGCTGATTTTCCCATGGCCTTTGCTCCCCACGGCTCCATGAAAAAGACAACGGAGGGAATTTTCGTTTCCGCCCCCTCCTTTTATCTTATCAACAAAGAGTCAAAGAATGTGGAAGCGGCAAAGCAGTTCCTGAATGATCTGGTGTATACCGAAGAAGGACAAAACTACATGGTAAACGAAGCAGGAATGATCCCTGCCTTCAGAAATATCAAGCTGAGCCCCGCCGGACAGCTTTCAAAATCAGTTCAGAAATGGGCAGGAGAGGGAAAAGTCTATAGTTGGGACCAGTACTACTTTTCCGGCGATTTTCGGGATCAGACCCTTGCGCCTATCT
This sequence is a window from Sediminispirochaeta bajacaliforniensis DSM 16054. Protein-coding genes within it:
- a CDS encoding ABC transporter substrate-binding protein gives rise to the protein MKKLPPLLLLIAIISTFASSCGNHPQKEKEGSEAGPSKAPITLAQGKPEIDAQLKAFAATWSEKSGVPVTIKSIGGTSGGLGPQLKADYAAGDMPDIFAINGLEDYKEWSGIALDLSNEQWAKDTSVAFTYDGKIYGFPVAVEGWGMAYNADMLAKAGIDPAGLVNYDGYKKAFEKLNSMKEELGIDSVVSMAAGPEMGWVTAHHNFNSLLSNGLPYGDLSVVNDLLAGKVDETRLKEYADWVELLFTYADKSVLTTGNYDAQVGAFAAKKAVFLHQGNWVDPNMAAAKADFPMAFAPHGSMKKTTEGIFVSAPSFYLINKESKNVEAAKQFLNDLVYTEEGQNYMVNEAGMIPAFRNIKLSPAGQLSKSVQKWAGEGKVYSWDQYYFSGDFRDQTLAPIYNQFANGNIDKEGFIKLMKKAFENR